The following are encoded together in the Arcobacter aquimarinus genome:
- a CDS encoding iron-containing alcohol dehydrogenase — MKYTYFNPTAVEFGEGKIESIVNYIDKNQKILVVYGGGSIKRNGVFEQVSKVLEDYTWFEFSGVEPNPSVETLNKAVEFIKENKIDFVLAVGGGSVIDGSKYIVAASVYEGDGWDFLEGKTIEKALPLGAILTLPATGSESNPTAVISKYSTNEKRYFASPLVFPKFAVLDSTVMNSLDDRQLANGLVDAFVHTCEQYLTYPNSSLLHDGYAQTILKGLHTLAQDWQNRRTALWQENLMLLANQALNGFIGSGVPQDWATHMIGHELTAFYGLDHARSLAVVQPHLLRVMIKDKQEKLVQMGKEVFDMPHNYEMVIEAIEYMYHSIGVSTKLKDYNIDDKVVENVTKALEKHGMSKIGERGTITLEKVAQILELSMK, encoded by the coding sequence GTGAAATATACATATTTTAATCCAACAGCTGTTGAGTTCGGAGAGGGAAAAATAGAGTCAATAGTTAATTATATTGATAAAAATCAAAAAATTTTAGTTGTTTATGGTGGAGGAAGTATCAAAAGAAATGGAGTTTTTGAACAAGTTTCAAAAGTTTTAGAAGATTATACTTGGTTTGAGTTTAGTGGAGTTGAGCCAAATCCATCGGTTGAAACACTAAATAAAGCAGTTGAATTTATAAAAGAGAATAAAATAGATTTTGTTTTAGCAGTTGGTGGTGGTTCGGTTATTGATGGAAGTAAATATATAGTTGCAGCATCTGTTTATGAAGGTGATGGATGGGATTTTTTAGAAGGAAAAACTATAGAAAAAGCTCTTCCTTTAGGTGCTATTTTAACACTTCCTGCAACAGGGAGTGAATCAAATCCTACGGCTGTAATCTCAAAATATTCAACTAATGAAAAAAGATATTTTGCTTCACCTTTGGTTTTTCCAAAGTTTGCTGTTTTAGATTCAACAGTTATGAATAGTTTAGATGATAGACAATTAGCAAATGGTTTAGTTGATGCTTTTGTTCATACTTGTGAACAATATTTAACATATCCTAATAGCTCTCTTTTACATGATGGTTATGCACAAACTATTTTAAAAGGCTTACACACTTTAGCACAAGATTGGCAAAACAGAAGAACAGCTTTATGGCAAGAAAATCTTATGCTTTTAGCAAATCAGGCATTAAATGGATTTATAGGTTCAGGAGTTCCACAAGATTGGGCAACGCATATGATAGGACATGAGCTTACAGCATTTTATGGACTTGACCATGCAAGAAGTTTAGCAGTTGTTCAACCACATCTTTTAAGAGTTATGATAAAAGATAAACAAGAAAAATTAGTTCAAATGGGTAAAGAAGTTTTTGATATGCCACATAACTATGAAATGGTAATAGAAGCAATAGAATATATGTACCATAGTATAGGAGTTTCAACAAAACTAAAAGATTACAATATCGATGATAAAGTAGTTGAAAATGTAACAAAAGCTTTAGAAAAACATGGAATGAGCAAAATAGGAGAAAGAGGAACTATCACTTTAGAAAAAGTGGCTCAAATTTTAGAATTATCAATGAAGTAG
- a CDS encoding ABC transporter substrate-binding protein, translated as MWLDQFQFAGFYVAVEKGFYKDIGLEVELKKYDLSMNIIEEVLNKNADFGTSSSSLIVDKSNGKDIVLLGSIFQSSPLILLALENSNINYVEDMKNKSLMITQEQQKFATFKSMLNSKGVRIDDLKVQEHSFNVDNLINRNTDLMLAYITNEPFILKEKGYKSKIFAPKDYGFDFYEGIIFTSKEFALNNPKLVKDFYSATIRGWEYAFENIDEVAKLIYEKYNPQNKTLKSLIYEANEMKKLVYDKHGKIGTITPERINLIINTYRVMGLLENHIDVDDLIYTDHLNNTIYLSNEEKLYLNKKEKISVCVDPNWMPLEKIENGKHIGISADYLKIIQENIQIPISLVPTKTWSESMEKGKNKECDIFSLLMPTPQRETYLNFTKSYLDIPLVLASKIDTPFINDLSHVRNKKLAIVKDYAYAELLKIKFPDINFIDVQNVQEGLSLVEKEKVYGFIGSLLTVGYQIQNNYIGQLKISAKFDETFKLGIAVRNDDLTLLTILNKAISNISEQQKQEIINKWISINLQKEVNYTFLNKVLVVLLIFIVIFVLIYREYLLKKLNKELLEKVAIEINKNEEKNRILIQQSRMASMGEMLENIAHQWRQPLSTISVCASGIEIKKELEQLSDEEFFQSIKHIKQSTTYLSNTIDDFRNFFSEEKTINKINLKELINRTLDLVSPSFNTHNIKVIKKVEDINFLSLENELVQVLMNILVNSKDALKLSKKPDEDRIILINAQKQDNNIVIEVKDNANGIDENIIDKIFEPYFTTKHQFNGTGIGLYMSKLLVEKHLKSSLKASNTSFEFDKNSHKGAIFTISIPLENEVA; from the coding sequence ATGTGGCTTGACCAATTTCAATTTGCAGGATTTTATGTTGCTGTCGAAAAAGGCTTTTATAAGGATATTGGTCTTGAAGTTGAACTAAAAAAATATGACCTTTCAATGAATATTATTGAAGAAGTTCTAAATAAAAATGCAGATTTTGGGACAAGTTCAAGCTCTTTGATAGTTGATAAATCAAATGGAAAAGATATTGTTTTATTAGGTTCTATTTTTCAATCTTCTCCTTTAATTTTACTTGCCCTAGAAAACTCAAATATAAACTATGTTGAAGATATGAAAAACAAATCTTTGATGATTACACAAGAACAGCAAAAATTTGCAACTTTTAAATCAATGTTAAATAGTAAAGGTGTAAGAATTGATGATTTAAAAGTACAAGAGCATAGTTTCAATGTTGATAACTTAATAAATAGAAACACTGATTTAATGCTTGCATATATTACAAATGAACCTTTTATACTCAAAGAAAAAGGTTATAAAAGTAAAATATTTGCACCTAAAGATTATGGTTTTGATTTTTACGAAGGAATTATTTTCACGTCAAAAGAGTTTGCTTTAAATAATCCTAAGTTAGTAAAAGATTTTTATAGTGCAACTATTAGAGGTTGGGAATATGCTTTTGAAAATATTGATGAAGTTGCAAAATTAATTTATGAAAAATATAACCCTCAAAATAAAACCTTAAAAAGTTTAATATATGAAGCTAATGAGATGAAAAAATTAGTTTATGATAAACATGGAAAAATTGGAACAATTACTCCTGAAAGAATAAATTTAATCATCAATACTTATAGAGTTATGGGATTACTTGAAAATCATATTGATGTTGATGATTTAATCTACACAGACCATCTTAATAATACTATATATCTTTCAAATGAAGAAAAATTATATCTAAATAAAAAAGAAAAAATTAGTGTTTGTGTTGACCCAAATTGGATGCCTCTTGAAAAAATTGAAAATGGTAAACATATTGGTATTTCTGCTGATTATTTAAAAATCATCCAAGAAAACATTCAAATTCCTATTTCTTTAGTTCCTACAAAAACTTGGAGTGAATCTATGGAAAAGGGAAAAAATAAAGAGTGTGATATCTTCTCTTTACTTATGCCAACTCCACAAAGAGAAACTTATCTTAATTTTACAAAATCTTATTTGGATATACCGTTAGTTTTAGCCTCAAAAATAGATACACCATTTATAAATGACCTAAGCCATGTAAGAAATAAAAAACTAGCAATTGTAAAAGATTATGCTTATGCTGAACTATTAAAAATCAAATTTCCTGATATAAATTTTATAGATGTTCAAAATGTACAAGAAGGACTTAGCTTAGTAGAAAAAGAAAAAGTTTATGGATTTATAGGAAGTTTACTAACTGTTGGTTACCAAATACAAAATAATTATATTGGACAATTAAAAATTAGTGCCAAATTTGATGAAACTTTTAAACTAGGAATTGCTGTTAGAAATGATGATTTAACACTTTTAACCATTTTAAATAAAGCTATTTCAAATATAAGTGAACAACAAAAACAAGAAATCATAAATAAATGGATTTCAATTAATCTTCAAAAAGAGGTTAACTATACTTTTTTAAACAAAGTTTTGGTTGTTTTACTTATTTTTATTGTAATTTTTGTTTTAATTTATAGAGAATACTTATTAAAAAAACTCAATAAAGAACTTTTGGAAAAAGTGGCTATTGAAATAAATAAAAATGAAGAAAAAAATAGGATTTTAATCCAACAATCAAGAATGGCTTCAATGGGTGAAATGCTTGAAAATATAGCTCATCAATGGAGACAACCACTTTCAACAATAAGCGTTTGTGCTTCAGGAATAGAAATAAAAAAAGAGTTAGAACAATTAAGTGATGAAGAGTTTTTTCAATCAATAAAACATATAAAACAATCAACAACTTATCTTTCAAATACAATTGATGATTTTAGAAACTTTTTTAGTGAAGAAAAAACTATAAATAAAATAAATCTAAAAGAACTAATAAACAGAACTCTTGATTTAGTTTCTCCCTCTTTTAATACTCATAATATAAAAGTTATAAAAAAAGTAGAAGATATTAACTTTTTATCACTAGAAAATGAACTTGTCCAAGTTCTAATGAATATTTTAGTAAATTCTAAAGATGCTTTAAAACTATCAAAAAAACCTGATGAAGATAGAATTATTTTAATAAATGCACAAAAACAAGATAATAATATTGTTATTGAAGTAAAAGATAATGCAAATGGAATTGATGAAAATATTATAGATAAAATATTTGAACCATATTTTACAACTAAACATCAATTTAATGGAACAGGAATTGGTCTTTATATGAGTAAACTTTTAGTAGAAAAACATCTAAAAAGTTCTTTAAAAGCTTCAAATACAAGTTTTGAATTTGATAAAAATAGCCATAAAGGAGCTATTTTTACTATTTCTATTCCTTTAGAAAATGAAGTAGCTTAA
- a CDS encoding DMT family transporter, with amino-acid sequence MTNSAKGIALTSTGILIMSLESLFIKFTNISSFLFSFYIGIFMFASMASTFLFKDFDYLKKALKTSFPFLLICSTFMAVSNIFFITAVKTTTVANVVIIFSTSALFSALIGYLIYKEKVNKNIYYASFFMFVGLFIIFNDKLEIGSVEGNIFALLCTLLFSVSFVLLSKYKDMNRVVLTAFSGAILSIIAYFFCDELAIDFKTLMIVMIMGLLISPISRVLLGTGAKYINASEVSLLMLIETIMAPIWVWIFLAEVPSSYTFIGGFIIILTLIINSLYTLKQERKNLSL; translated from the coding sequence TTGACAAATAGTGCAAAAGGTATTGCCTTAACATCAACTGGTATATTAATAATGAGTTTAGAATCATTATTTATAAAGTTTACAAACATATCATCTTTTCTTTTTTCATTTTATATTGGAATATTTATGTTTGCTTCAATGGCTTCAACATTTTTATTTAAAGATTTTGATTATTTAAAAAAGGCTTTGAAAACATCTTTTCCATTTTTATTAATTTGTTCAACATTTATGGCTGTATCAAATATATTTTTTATAACGGCTGTAAAAACAACAACTGTTGCAAATGTAGTTATTATTTTTAGTACTTCTGCACTTTTTTCTGCGTTAATTGGATATTTGATTTACAAAGAAAAAGTGAATAAAAACATCTATTATGCATCTTTTTTTATGTTTGTAGGATTATTTATAATATTTAACGATAAGTTAGAAATAGGAAGTGTAGAAGGTAATATATTTGCTTTATTATGTACTTTACTTTTTTCTGTTTCATTTGTTTTATTATCAAAATATAAAGATATGAATAGAGTGGTTTTAACAGCATTTAGTGGAGCTATTTTAAGTATCATTGCATATTTTTTCTGTGATGAATTAGCAATTGATTTTAAAACATTGATGATAGTAATGATTATGGGATTGTTAATAAGTCCAATTTCAAGAGTTTTATTAGGAACAGGTGCGAAATATATAAATGCTAGTGAAGTTAGTCTTTTGATGTTAATAGAGACAATAATGGCACCTATTTGGGTTTGGATATTTTTGGCTGAAGTTCCAAGTTCTTATACATTTATTGGAGGATTTATAATTATTTTAACTTTAATAATAAACTCTTTATATACTTTAAAACAAGAGAGAAAAAATCTCTCCTTATAG
- a CDS encoding D-alanyl-D-alanine carboxypeptidase family protein, translating to MKLLSSLLFLVLIPTLAFSYNETKVFQKIQKDLDSIIVKDLNTKKLIFSKDANQQISPASLTKIMTSILAIESGKMNSIVTITPEMKKVQPTILNFKVGEKFYLKDLVNAALIKSANDAANAIAIYLGNGNRQKFVNMMNLKAKKLGMKNTSFQNPSGFDAKNHKSTASDLLKLTEYAIKNKTFNKIVKMNSYSFRAINTKKLYKIHTSNKLLDKEKYIVGVKTGYTNQAGPCLIARAKEGKKDILVVMLNAQNRWENTKLALDTIMKQK from the coding sequence ATGAAGTTATTAAGTTCACTTCTCTTTCTAGTTTTAATTCCAACATTAGCATTTTCATACAATGAAACAAAAGTCTTTCAAAAAATCCAAAAGGATTTAGATTCTATAATTGTTAAAGATTTAAATACTAAAAAACTTATTTTTAGTAAAGATGCAAACCAACAAATAAGCCCTGCGAGTCTTACAAAAATTATGACTTCAATTCTTGCAATTGAAAGTGGAAAGATGAATAGTATTGTAACTATTACTCCTGAAATGAAAAAAGTTCAACCTACAATTTTGAATTTTAAAGTCGGTGAAAAGTTTTACCTAAAAGATTTAGTAAATGCAGCTTTAATCAAATCAGCAAATGATGCTGCTAATGCTATTGCCATTTATTTAGGAAATGGAAACAGACAAAAATTTGTAAATATGATGAATCTAAAAGCAAAAAAACTTGGTATGAAAAATACAAGTTTCCAAAATCCTTCAGGATTTGATGCAAAAAATCACAAAAGCACTGCTAGTGATTTACTTAAACTTACAGAATATGCTATAAAAAACAAAACTTTTAACAAAATTGTAAAAATGAATTCTTACTCTTTTAGAGCAATCAATACAAAAAAACTTTATAAAATACATACTAGCAACAAACTTTTAGATAAAGAAAAATATATAGTTGGTGTAAAAACAGGTTATACAAATCAAGCAGGACCTTGCTTAATTGCAAGAGCAAAAGAGGGTAAAAAAGATATTTTAGTTGTTATGTTAAATGCTCAAAATAGATGGGAAAATACGAAACTAGCTCTTGATACAATTATGAAACAAAAGTAA
- a CDS encoding peroxiredoxin, whose amino-acid sequence MDAYDSKTGHYTNVSSEDYKGKWHVVCFYPADFTFVCPTEIAAMNAKYDEFQELGVEILAVSTDTKFSHKRFVETEPLLKGLKLTIGADPTGAVSRAFGVMIEEQGVALRGRFLINPDGVVVAQEVQAPMVGRNVHEFLRQVRAWQHAEKTGEVCPAGWVPGKKTLPVNTDVEQMTGRVGDYITVEEIMS is encoded by the coding sequence ATGGATGCGTATGATTCAAAAACAGGTCACTATACAAACGTAAGTAGTGAAGATTATAAAGGAAAATGGCATGTAGTTTGTTTTTACCCAGCTGATTTTACTTTTGTTTGTCCAACAGAAATTGCTGCTATGAATGCAAAATATGATGAATTTCAAGAACTTGGTGTTGAAATTTTAGCTGTATCAACTGATACAAAATTCTCTCATAAAAGATTCGTTGAAACAGAACCTTTATTAAAAGGATTAAAACTTACTATTGGTGCAGACCCAACTGGTGCTGTTTCAAGAGCATTTGGCGTTATGATTGAAGAGCAAGGTGTTGCGTTAAGAGGAAGATTTTTAATCAATCCAGATGGTGTTGTTGTAGCTCAAGAAGTTCAAGCTCCAATGGTGGGAAGAAATGTACATGAATTCTTAAGACAAGTTAGAGCTTGGCAACATGCAGAAAAAACAGGTGAAGTTTGTCCAGCAGGTTGGGTACCAGGTAAAAAAACACTTCCAGTAAACACTGATGTTGAACAAATGACGGGAAGAGTTGGTGATTATATCACTGTTGAAGAGATTATGTCTTAA
- a CDS encoding DoxX family protein, translating into MRNFEYLLSRILNEDIGKLILRVSIATLMLFHGYHKLINGIAGIKGLVVKAGFPEFLAYGVYLGEIVFPILIIIGLYTRVSSFFFALTMVFAIFLAHGNDLFTLGKTGGPVIELALIYLLTSISLMFIGAGRFSFDRR; encoded by the coding sequence ATGAGAAATTTTGAATATCTATTATCTCGCATTTTAAATGAAGATATTGGAAAACTAATACTAAGAGTAAGTATTGCTACACTTATGTTATTTCATGGTTACCACAAACTAATAAATGGAATAGCTGGAATTAAAGGTTTAGTTGTAAAAGCTGGATTTCCTGAATTTCTAGCTTATGGTGTGTATTTAGGTGAAATTGTTTTCCCAATTTTGATAATCATAGGTTTATATACTAGAGTTTCTTCTTTCTTTTTTGCACTAACAATGGTATTTGCTATATTTTTAGCACATGGAAATGACTTGTTTACTCTTGGTAAGACAGGTGGTCCTGTTATTGAACTTGCTTTGATTTATCTTTTAACTTCTATTTCTTTAATGTTCATTGGAGCGGGAAGATTTAGTTTTGATAGAAGATAA